Within Thermus sp. CCB_US3_UF1, the genomic segment GGTCGGGGTAGCTGGGGTGGAGGCTTTGGGTGTCCAAGTGGAGGAAGAGGCCCCCCTGGAGGCGTTTTTCCGCCTCCCGTACCCAAGGCTCCCCATGGCGGAGACTGGCCTTGCGGGCTAGGAGGCGCAGGGGGTCTCCGGGGCGATAGGGGCGGAGGCTATGGGCCTCGAGGGGGTCTGGGAGGCCGAAGGGGGCAGGCCCCCCTTCCAGGAAGAAGCTGGGGGCAAGGCGGAAAGGCGGCAGGGGCCTCAAGGAGGGGTAGACCACGGCCTGCCCCGCCTCCAGGGAGAGGGTGTGCTCCCCAATCCCCAGGGCGCTCCACACCCGGAGGGTGAGGCGCACGGGGTGCTCTCCCCGCCGCCGGTAGCGGTAGGGGAGGGGGAGGTGAAGCCGGGTCCGGCCCCAGGCTACCCCGACCAGGGCCTGGGCCGGTAGGCCCAAGGGACCCGAAGGCAGGCTTTCCAGGCGGAAGAGAACCGGCAGGGGCGCGAAGAGCTCCGCCACAACCTCCCCCATCCCCCCTTGGCCGGGAAAGCCCGGGGGGAGGCCCTGGAGGCAGGCCCGGACCCTTAGCCAGCGGGGGGCCCATCCCAGGGCGAGGAGGAGGAGAAGGGCCAGGAACCCTTCCACGCCTAGACCCTTTCCACCGGGGCGGGAATGGTCGCCAGGGCCTCCTGCACCAGACCCTCAGGGCGGGCCCCGGAAAGCTCGGCCTCCAGCCTGAGGAGGAGGCGGTGGGGGATAGCGGCCAGAAAGGCCCGTTTCACGTCCTCGGGGATGGCGAAGGGCCTTTCCTCCAGAAGAGCCAGGGCCTGGGCCAGGCGCTCCACCTGCAAAAGCGCCCGTGGGGAGGGTCCAAGCCGCACCTCTTCCCGGCCCCGCAGCCAGGCGGAGAGGGAGAGGAGGTAGTCTAGTAGCTCTTCCTCCATCCGTACCCGGCGCACTTGTTGCCGCAGGGCCAGGACCTCCTCCGCCCCGGTGACGGCCTTTAGGCCCTCTAGGGGGTCCCGTTCCCGCAGGGCCTGGAGCAGGGCCCTTTCGTCGGGGTAGCCCAGGGAAAGCCGGGCGGCGAAGCGATCCCGCTGGGCCACGGGCAGAGGGTAGGTGCCCTCCTCCTCCACCGGGTTCTGGGTAGCCAGAACAAAAAAAGGCTCGGGCAGGGGGTGGGTCTTCCCCTCGAGGGTAACCTGCCCTTCCCCCATGGCCTCGAGGAGGGCGGACTGGGTGCGGGGGGTGGCCCGGTTCAGCTCGTCCACCAGGAGGACCTGGGCAAAAAGGGGCCCGGGCTGCCAGAGAAACTCCCCTTCCCGGTAGAAGTACACCCCTGTGAGGTCCTGGGGCAGGAGGTCGGGGGTCATCTGGATGCGCCCAAAGCGGAGCCCTAGCGCCCGGGCTAGGGCCTTGGCGAAAGTGGTCTTCCCTGTCCCCGGTACGTCCTCCAGGAGGAGGTGCCCCCCGGAGAGTAGGGTGGCCAGGGCCAACTTTAGGGTCTCCTCTGGCAGGAAAACCCGCCCCTCTAGGGCCTGCTGGATGCGCGGATAGAACATAACTTGAGGATACTTTCCAAGATCCCTTCCGCCTGCTCGGCTGCCCCTTCCCCTGCCCCTCCCCCATAGCGCACGGGAAGGTAAAGCCGGGTGAGGGCGAAAAGGGATGCCCTCACCTCGGGGAAGGAGCGGGCGACCCGCTCCCCGTACTCCAAGGGGCCCTCCCAGGCCTGGCGGGGCCAGCCCTGGGCTCCAAGGGCCCGCAAAGCCTTCAGGTAGGCCCTCCGCACCCGGTCCTCGGGAAGGGTTTCCCCCAGGGCTTGGCCTCGAGGGGCTGTCCTTGCCCCTGCCCGGACTTCCCCTTCCCCCCGAGAGCGGCGCCAGACGGCAAGCAGGAGGAGGGAGAAGAAGGCCAGGGTGAGGAGGGCGGAAAACCCCGCCAAGGCCACCCCCACCTCCCCCAGCCGCCTAGGCCCGGGTATGGCCTCCGGTCTTGGGCCTTCCCCAGGGGCCCAAAGGCTTGCGGGAGGGGTTCCCGCCTCCCTGCCTTCCCCACCCCCCAGGGTACCCAGGTAGAGAAGGAAGAGGGCAAAGGCCAAAAGGGCCATCAGGAGTGGAAGAAGGTGGCCTCCCCGGTAGGGAAGCCTTTCTCCCCGACCCGCAAGGGGCCAAAGGGAAAAGAGGAGAAGGGCCAAGGCCAAGGGCAGGGCATACCCCAGGGCCCGGTTGAGGAAGCCCACCCAAGCCGGGAAACCCCCCTCAGGGGTTTGGTAGACCGCGCTTTCCCCTGGCTCCATTCCTCCCCCCAGGGCCTCCGCTGGGCCGAAAGGGCTCAGGTGGGGGAGGGGGAGGCTCGAGGCTGGAAAGGGCAGGTAGGCCAGGCCGGCCATCCCCAGGCCTAAGAGGAGGGGGAGCAAAAGGGCCCTCGGAGGCAAGGCCAGGGCTACCCTCCCTTCCCGGCCCTGCGAGAGGGCTCCTTCCAGCAGGTTTACCCCATGCAGGAGGCCGAGGAGAAAAAGCCCCCACGGCCCCAAGTCCAGCGCAGGAGGCAGGAGGAAGAGGCTAGCCAGAGGCCGGCCTTGGGCCGCCAAGAAAAGGCCCAGGAGAAGGAGGGAGGCCGAGGTGGCGGCCCAGTCCGCAAGCCATAGGGGGAAGGGGGCATAGAGGGCATGGAGAAGGCCGGGAAGGGGGGCGAACCACAAGAACCCCTGGGGGTAAAGGATCCGGGTGAGGGGGATCAGGCCCACCCCCAAGGCCAGGGCCAGCCCACCCCTGGGTAGGGCAGCCCAAAGCAGAACAGCTGCCAAAAAGAAGCTCAACCAGGGAAAGGGCCACCTGGGCAGACCTAGCCTCCCCACCCCTGGCCTAAAGGGGCATGTAGGGGCAATCCTTGACGTCCATGCCGCAACCCTGGGGCCAGGGTCCAGGGCCGTGGACCCCTAGGGGGATTGCCGCACGCCAAACCGCCAAGACGAGCGCCAGCATCAAGAGTTTTCCCATGGTTACCTCCTGCCTCAAGCTATCCCTGCCTCCTGGGGAGGAGCGTGGGGGGTTTTACCCTACCCCAAGCCGTTGCCGCAGGGCCTCGTAGAGGAGGAGGGCGGCGCTCACGGAAACGTTGAGGCTGTCCGCCCGGCCCCGCATGGGGATCCTCACCCGGGCCTGGGCCCGCTCCAGCCAGGCTGGGGGCAGCCCCTGGTCCTCGGCCCCCAGGAGAAAGGCCACCCCCTGGCGGTAGTCCTCCTCCCAGAGGGTCTTCTCCCCTCTGGGGGTGGCCGCCACCCGGAAAAGCCCCCGCTCCTCCAGGAAGCGGTCGGCCTCCCCCTCGGACAGGGGGAGGACGGGCAGGGAGAAGACCGCCCCCGTGGAGTTGCGGATCACCTGGGGGCTGTACAGGTCCACCCCCTCCGCCACCAGGACCAGGTCCGCCCCGGCGGCCTCGGCGCTCCGCAGGATGGCCCCCAGGTTTCCGGGCTTCTCCACCCCCAGGAGGACCAGGACCAGGGGGGCTTCCGGCAGAGGGGGGAGGGGGCGCCCTTGGGGTAGGCGGAAGACCCCGATGAGGGGCGGGGGGTTTTCCCGCAGGGAGACCCGTTCCATGGCCTCCTGGGAAAGCTCCAGGACGGGGGCAGGGCCTGCCAGGAGGCGGTCTTCCGGCAGGGCCTTGGGGCCGAGGAGGAGGGTATATAGCTCCAGGCCAGCCCCCAGGGCCCGGGCCACCTCCCGCCTTCCCTCCACCAGGAAGAGGCCCGCCCGCTCCCGCTCCCGCCTT encodes:
- a CDS encoding RNA methyltransferase, which codes for MRIQSPANPKVKALAALKERRERERAGLFLVEGRREVARALGAGLELYTLLLGPKALPEDRLLAGPAPVLELSQEAMERVSLRENPPPLIGVFRLPQGRPLPPLPEAPLVLVLLGVEKPGNLGAILRSAEAAGADLVLVAEGVDLYSPQVIRNSTGAVFSLPVLPLSEGEADRFLEERGLFRVAATPRGEKTLWEEDYRQGVAFLLGAEDQGLPPAWLERAQARVRIPMRGRADSLNVSVSAALLLYEALRQRLGVG
- a CDS encoding DUF4129 domain-containing protein, with amino-acid sequence MAAVLLWAALPRGGLALALGVGLIPLTRILYPQGFLWFAPLPGLLHALYAPFPLWLADWAATSASLLLLGLFLAAQGRPLASLFLLPPALDLGPWGLFLLGLLHGVNLLEGALSQGREGRVALALPPRALLLPLLLGLGMAGLAYLPFPASSLPLPHLSPFGPAEALGGGMEPGESAVYQTPEGGFPAWVGFLNRALGYALPLALALLLFSLWPLAGRGERLPYRGGHLLPLLMALLAFALFLLYLGTLGGGEGREAGTPPASLWAPGEGPRPEAIPGPRRLGEVGVALAGFSALLTLAFFSLLLLAVWRRSRGEGEVRAGARTAPRGQALGETLPEDRVRRAYLKALRALGAQGWPRQAWEGPLEYGERVARSFPEVRASLFALTRLYLPVRYGGGAGEGAAEQAEGILESILKLCSIRASSRP
- a CDS encoding DUF58 domain-containing protein, which encodes MEGFLALLLLLALGWAPRWLRVRACLQGLPPGFPGQGGMGEVVAELFAPLPVLFRLESLPSGPLGLPAQALVGVAWGRTRLHLPLPYRYRRRGEHPVRLTLRVWSALGIGEHTLSLEAGQAVVYPSLRPLPPFRLAPSFFLEGGPAPFGLPDPLEAHSLRPYRPGDPLRLLARKASLRHGEPWVREAEKRLQGGLFLHLDTQSLHPSYPDHAASLAAWLLLEAERRGERYGLSAGEVLPLGRGRGHLERALTLLARLKPTPGPALPPPAPPGSTYLLVSQVAEEAFLEAALRGSARARQGVLLLLPEGYFLYPGERGRPAFGKTPGLERALRARALLAARGLALRVVRGYEIPALHIPPQPP
- a CDS encoding MoxR family ATPase, with amino-acid sequence MFYPRIQQALEGRVFLPEETLKLALATLLSGGHLLLEDVPGTGKTTFAKALARALGLRFGRIQMTPDLLPQDLTGVYFYREGEFLWQPGPLFAQVLLVDELNRATPRTQSALLEAMGEGQVTLEGKTHPLPEPFFVLATQNPVEEEGTYPLPVAQRDRFAARLSLGYPDERALLQALRERDPLEGLKAVTGAEEVLALRQQVRRVRMEEELLDYLLSLSAWLRGREEVRLGPSPRALLQVERLAQALALLEERPFAIPEDVKRAFLAAIPHRLLLRLEAELSGARPEGLVQEALATIPAPVERV